A single genomic interval of Scylla paramamosain isolate STU-SP2022 chromosome 4, ASM3559412v1, whole genome shotgun sequence harbors:
- the LOC135098611 gene encoding cuticle protein AMP1B-like, translating into MKIILLAALVAAAAAAPQDYASREVIPIVKDIRVHEDDGRYSVDVETGNGIFQSQSGSPTGAEGSVVKAGEYSYTAPDGTPVVVKFVADEYGYQPQSDLLPVAPEFPHPIPQFVLDQIAFAAQEDANRPREERYE; encoded by the exons ATGAAGATT ATCCTGCTCGCTGCCCTGGTCGCTGCGGCCGCCGCTGCCCCTCAAGACTATGCCTCCAGGGAGGTCATCCCCATTGTGAAGGACATCCGTGTTCATGAGGACGACGGAAGATACAGTGTGGACGTGGAGACTGGCAACGGCATCTTCCAGTCCCAGTCTGGTTCCCCCACCGGAGCCGAGGGATCGGTGGTCAAGGCTGGCGAATACTC ttacaCTGCCCCTGACGGAACTCCAGTTGTCGTCAAGTTCGTCGCTGATGAGTACGGTTACCAGCCCCAGTCTGACCTGCTGCCCGTGGCCCCTGAGTTCCCGCACCCTATCCCTCAGTTCGTGCTGGACCAGATCGCCTTCGCCGCTCAGGAGGACGCCAACCGACCTCGTGAGGAGAGATACGAATAA
- the LOC135098651 gene encoding cuticle protein AMP1A-like, with protein sequence MFLVVLAALASVAASATQYAPPRPDSYETSREYIPILKDNRVQEDDGRYNLDVETGNGILLSQSGAPDGPEGAVIKAGEYSYTAPDGTHVHVKFVADENGYQPQSDLLPVAPEFPHPIPQFVLDQIAKAAEEDATRRPIKESVPSGTYRAP encoded by the exons ATGTTCCTC GTTGTCCTCGCCGCCCTCGCCTCCGTGGCTGCCTCCGCCACGCAGTACGCCCCTCCCCGCCCTGACAGCTATGAGACTTCCCGCGAATACATTCCGATCCTGAAGGACAACCGCGTGCAGGAGGATGACGGCAGGTACAACCTTGACGTGGAAACTGGCAATGGCATCTTGCTGTCTCAGTCTGGCGCCCCTGACGGACCCGAGGGCGCCGTGATCAAGGCAGGAGAGTACTC GTACACTGCTCCTGACGGCACTCATGTCCACGTCAAGTTCGTCGCCGACGAGAACGGTTACCAGCCCCAGTCTGACCTGTTGCCCGTGGCCCCCGAGTTCCCCCACCCCATTCCTCAGTTCGTGCTGGACCAGATCGCTAAGGCTGCAGAGGAGGACGCCACCAGGCGACCCATTAAGGAGTCTGTTCCCTCCGGCACCTACAGAGCCCCATAG
- the LOC135097249 gene encoding cuticle protein AMP1A-like → MESLRHRTPGLHLNMKLIVLAALAAVAVAAPGRYHSKEVPILKHDFIMEEDGRYHLEFETGNNIAVSQSGSPTDEGAIAKAGHFSYTAPDGTPVSLKFVANEHGFQPESDLLPVAPEFPHPIPQYVLDQIARAAEEDRNRSPEGRYTYA, encoded by the exons ATGGAGTCATTGAGGCACAGGACTCCTGGACTACATCTCAACATGAAGCTC ATCGTACTCGCTGCCCTCGCCGCCGTGGCTGTTGCGGCGCCTGGCCGCTACCACAGCAAGGAGGTGCCGATCCTCAAGCACGACTTTATAATGGAGGAGGACGGGAGATACCACTTGGAGTTTGAGACTGGAAACAACATCGCGGTGTCTCAGTCAGGCTCCCCCACAGATGAGGGCGCCATCGCCAAGGCTGGGCACTTCTC CTACACGGCCCCTGACGGCACTCCGGTCAGTCTTAAGTTCGTCGCCAACGAGCACGGCTTCCAGCCCGAGTCTGACCTGCTTCCCGTGGCCCCCGAGTTCCCCCACCCCATACCCCAGTACGTGCTGGACCAGATCGCTAGGGCTGCTGAAGAGGACCGCAACCGCTCTCCTGAAGGCAGATACACCTATGCTTAA